A region from the Diorhabda sublineata isolate icDioSubl1.1 chromosome X, icDioSubl1.1, whole genome shotgun sequence genome encodes:
- the LOC130451468 gene encoding REPTOR-binding partner isoform X2: MEGPARKESGKRGRKPGRKSAEKVDMKAKLERSRQSARECRARKKLRYQYLEELVADREKAVFALRKELEQYVFWAKEIDAGRIPEGIHEALEDLNINQEQK, encoded by the exons aTG GAAGGTCCGGCGCGAAAGGAATCGGGGAAACGTGGAAGAAAGCCAGGCAGGAAATCGGCGGAAAAAGTGGACATGAAAGCCAAATTAG aacgCAGTAGACAAAGTGCCAGAGAATGTAGAGCTCGTAAGAAATTACGTTACCAATATTTAGAAGAACTAGTTGCAGATAGAGAAAAAGCGGTATTTGCTCTAAGAAAAGAGCTCGAACAG taTGTTTTTTGGGCGAAAGAAATTGATGCCGGTAGAATTCCAGAGGGTATTCATGAAGCTCTTGAAGACTTGAATATTAATCAAGAACAAAAGTGA